Proteins from a single region of Primulina tabacum isolate GXHZ01 chromosome 5, ASM2559414v2, whole genome shotgun sequence:
- the LOC142546266 gene encoding protein CIA1-like has translation MSLKLFMCCKDIHMRLKWSNGIQQWIFCFHVAMTIGLSDDLTTKIWGTDIIQLQSGNGNAPWTHISTLSGYHDQTIFSVHWSREEIICTGSAYGAIRLFVGSEDGMVGGPTYKRLLKKEKARDMDVNAVQWSSKENKCLASASDDGTVKIWDLTTASPDQKNLLP, from the exons ATGAGTTTGAAGTTGTTTATGTGCTGCAAAGACATACACATGAGGTTAAAATGGTCCAATGGCATCCAACAATGGATATTCTGTTTTCATGTAGCTATGACAATAGGATTAAG TGATGATCTAACTACTAAAATATGGGGCACTGACATCATACAACTGCAGTCCGGCAATGGAAATGCCCCTTG GACGCATATTTCTACTCTATCAGGTTATCATGACCAAACAATTTTTTCTGTCCATTGGTCAAG GGAGGAAATAATTTGCACTGGATCTGCTTATGGTGCTATCCGTTTATTTGTTGGAAGTGAAGATGGCATG GTTGGTGGACCTACATACAAACGGCTACTAAAGAAAGAGAAAGCTCGTGACATGGATGTGAATGCTGTGCAGTGGAGTTCGAAG GAAAACAAGTGTCTTGCCTCTGCAAGTGATGATGGCACTGTCAAGATATGGGACTTAACAACCGCTTCACCCGATCAGAAAAATTTGCTTCCATAG